Below is a window of Pseudoalteromonas undina DNA.
CTCTTGTCCAACCATCAAAGCGAAGCACACGGCCTTTTGCCTTTAATGTGAAATCATTGGCGGCAACGGTTAATGTGGTTAAGTCGTATTCAGCAGGCACCATTTGACAAGCCACGAACTGACGCCAGATAAGCTCATAAAGCTTTTTAGCATCTGCATCCACACCTTCAACATGCCCTGAAAGTACCGATACGCTGGAAGGACGAATCGCTTCGTGCGCCTCTTGTGCATTACCCTTTGAGCTGTAATTAATTGGATCAGCAGGTAAATATTTTGCACCAAACTCATTGGTTACATACTCACGACACATCTCAACCGCATCTTTCGATAAGTTAGTAGAATCGGTACGCATATAGGTAATGTAACCACCTTCATATAGGCGCTGCGCAAGCATCATGGTCTTTTTAACGCCATAACCGAGTCGAGTACTGGCGGCTTGTTGCATGGTTGAAGTAATAAATGGCGCACTTGGGCGACTCTTACTTGGTTTTTCTTCAACGCTTACAACTTTGTATTCGGCATTCTCAAGGCTTTTAACTGCTGCTGTAGCTTGCGCTTCATTTACAGGCTTAAATGGCTTGTCTGCTTGTTTAGTGACTTCTAAACGTAAGTCAGACTCGCTATTTTTAACATCTGCATGAATATCCCAGAACTCTTCAGGAATAAACGCTTTAATTTCACGTTCGCGTTCTACCAATAAACGCACTGCAACAGATTGAACTCGTCCTGCCGATAAACCTCGTGCAACTTTAGCCCACAACAAAGGTGAGACCATAAAACCAACCACACGGTCTAGAAAACGACGGGTCTGCTGTGCAAAAACCATATCGGTGTTCAATTCACCCGGTGTTTCAAACGCTTGTTGTATTGCATTTTTAGTGATTTCGTTAAACACGACGCGCTTATACTTTTCAGGTTCGCCACCAATAATTTCTTGAAGGTGCCAAGCAACTGCTTCCCCTTCTCTATCCAAATCCGTTGCGAGATAGATTTGATCAGCATTTTGGGCAAGCTTTTGTAATTCTTGAACAACCTTTTCTTTACCCGGCAATACTTCGTAATGTGGTTCCCACCCTTTTTCAGGATCGATGCCCATGCGCGCGACTAAGTTAGAATAGTCACGTTGCTGTTTATACGCTGCTTTCTCATCAGGTGGCATTTTACGAACCTCAGCAGGTGTTTTGCTTGCTGGTACTTTGTTTTTGCCCGATCCTGATGTAGGTAAATCTCGTACGTGTCCAATACTGGACTTAACGATAAAATCATTACCTAAGTATTTATTAATTGTTTTAGCCTTAGCAGGTGACTCTACAATTACTAGCGATTTGCCCATAGTTGCCTATTTCTAACCTAGTTTTTTAAATGTGTTTAGCCGACTCATACGGCGCGAATATTTATAGGTATATCTACAAACACTAGTTCTTACAAGCTTTTAATACAAACTTTTCAGTATTTACTGAATAAACAAACAATTTCTGTTGTTAATTTAAACAAACCAGCGTTTTTTGAATAATTGATGTGGAATATATAGAATAGAAACAAAAATGCCAACCTTATTGGTTGGCATTTTTTAGACTTCACATATTCTAAACCTTAGGTTCGTCTAAAATCGACATTACGGTATATTGAGTTTTCACACCACCGGGCGTTTCAAATTCAATGTATAAGAACCCAGAATCAACCTCATTTGGCTCTGACTCTTTAGTAATGTTAACGGAAACTGAGATTGGCGTTTTTTGTGCTGTATTAACCACGGTGTAATCTGTTAACCCTCTTAATACACCATTATCGGCCGTTACAGTAACAGTAGTACCTGCCGGCATTGGGTTGTTATGAATATCACTAAAGAAAATGGTTACTGAAATCGCGCTGTAAGGTGTTGAGTTGCTAATATCAATAAGGTTTATGTCGCACATACCTGCCATATCAGAAGCTTCTAAGCGAATACCATCACTTAAACTACAGTCATTTAAAGCCGTCACAGCTCTAATATAAGGTGTACTACCTGACATAACTAACTCTGAGCGAGCACGCACATTAACAGTTTCACGTGTACACGCATTTGCAGCTAAAGCTTCATCACTACACAACAAGCCGTTATAAATTCCATCACCACTGTCATACTGACCATTATTTAATGGCCCTGAGCGTTCCACGTACCATTCATCCTCACCACCATTAGAATCCACAGGGTTTGTTGGTGCTGGTAAATTCCCATCAAACACACCATTTTCGTTAAAATCTATAAAGGCTTCAGGCAAATCTTGTAAAGTTGAGTCAAACTCGTTTTGATTAAACTCACCGTTGGCAGATACATCATTAAACGACTCTTCACCCACAGAATAAGCAAGTAAGCTAACACGTCCACCAAGTGGATAATCAATTGGCGCGTTATTAGGCGCATCAGTTAGCGCAATTGGATCGCCATTGCTATCTAAATAATTAATTAAATTGCCATTTGCGTCCAGTTCTGACTCTCTAATACCTAAAGAACAAGGAGCAGCTTGACCAAAATAGCGGTCACACTTATCAGCAACAGAATTATTATAAATGCTGTAATGGTATGGGACAGGGTTTTGGCTGCGCCACTGAGCGTTACACACACCGTCTGTGGTGCGACAAAGTAATAAAGGTGTAAATTGTTCATCATCAATAGTGCCAACTGCACCACCTTCACTGGCAATATAAATTGCTGTGTTATCTGGTACAAAATTATTAAAATGATCGGCTGCAAATACGGTTAAGTCTGTAGTTACTCCTGCTTCGTTTAATGACTCGGTATTAAAGGTTTGCACTGCAAGCGTGAAACTATCCTGATCTGGCACACCTGTCGTAATAGTAATGTCATTAGAAACAATAGAGATCACACTATTCTGTGAGGTATCACTACTATCAATCTGATGCGAAGCAATCACAGATAAAATACCAGCAGCTTTTCCTGAGCGAACGTTTACAGTCACTAAACCTTCGTTGTTAGTAAATTGAAATGCGCTGTCTAATAGAGCCCCACCAGGGTTTTGTGAAAGTGCAAAATCAATTTGCTTTTGACCCACTGGATTTCCATTTACATCTAAAAGCTTAAAGGTGAGTTCTGAGTTCTCGGTCAAGGTTTGACCACCCGCTCCTTTAATAGCTAACACTTGATTAGTCGCCCCCATAAACGCAATTGAGCCAGTTTGAGCCGCAGCAACATTTATGTTAATAGTTTTTGTTGCTACATTGCCACCAGTCACCACAGTCGCGGTAATCGTATCTATACCATTACAGCCATCAGCTTTATAAGTTGCACTTGCCGTACCACCAATACTCGTTACCACATTATCGATAGTGGCTTTAGGGGTCGACTCTTCTGCGCAAGCAGAAGTGAATTGCACTTCCAACGGTGTAGTAAATACATTATTACTACCATCTACAATCTGAGCCGTAATAATAGTAGTAGAACCTGCAGATAAAACATCATCCGAAGCAATACCCGCGCTTAAATTAACATTTACTTGAACAGCGTTAATTTCAAATAAAGCACTCGCAATTCCGCCCTGTGCGGTTAATTCAACTTGACCAACACCTGAGCTACTGCCAGGCAATAAATTCAAAATAGCCACACCAAACGCATCAGTTTTAGCTGTTAAGCTTTCTGGTAGTAAAATTCCTAGCGTGGTTGTCGCTTGAACCAGTACATTACGGGCTGGCGTATTACTACCAGGTTTTGTGATTTTTGCATAAACAATCGCTTGTTGCCCAAGTAAGTTGCTATTTTGTGAACAATCAGATGGATCAAGTTCTGTAGAATCTCTATCAATATTTAACCAACTATCAGGACAGTTTTGTAAGATTTTAATGTCAATATTTGCAGCCGATTCATTAGATTGCGGCTCATCACCTGCGGTATAAAAACCGAGCTTACTTGTGGAGCCTTCGTAGCTGGCAACAATAGTTCCCGCTCCTTCAACACTGCCTGCACTGAGCTCAATAGTTGCAACACCACTTGTATTTGTTAATGCGCTTGCTGTAGCAGGTATGAAAGAGCCAAGTGTTGTAGTAAAACTAACTTCTTGACGAACAACAGGCTGTCCATCACTGTCAGTTACAGTCGCAACGACCTCAAGCGGATTGTTAGCGGTAACGATTCGATCTTCAAAATTAAGTTCAACTTGGGTATCTAGTACGGCATTGTCGCCTCCAGTATCACCGCCAACGGTTCCACTTTCTTTCTCAAGTGAGCCCCCACCGCCACAAGCAATGAGTAATGAGCTGAGCAATATAATGCTGAGCAAACGGTTTAAAGGCATAGGTTTCTCCATTGGACAGTTACTAAGTTAAACTTATTTACTTAATGTTAACCTATAACTTAGTCTAAAATCTCAGATTTTTACTCTTTTTTGCGATAAAAATTTTTAAAAAGTTGACGTTTTTTCTGTAAAAAAAATTACATGCTGTTAGTCTATGCCAAATTTATAAAAAATAGATTGGAAATATGTCTAAAATCCGTTCAATGAGTTTAACTACTCGCATCATGATTGGTATGGTGCTTGGTGTTGCAGTAGGCTTTATATTTCAGGCTATATTAGCTGGTGAAGACGATTACCTAATCCCTCTTGGGTTATTCTCTTTGCCAATTAAAGCTTTTTTTGTTGATGGCCTATTTCATGTAGGTGGGCAAATATTTATAGCTAGTTTAAAAATGCTAGTTGTTCCCTTGGTATTTGTATCCCTTGTGTGTGGTACTTGTAGTTTAAGCGATCCTAAAAAATTGGGCCGTTTAGGTGGAAAGTCGATTGGTTTATATCTGGTGACCACAGCAATTGCTATTACAGTGGCAATTACACTAGCGCTACTATTTAACCCAGGTGAAGGTATTGGTTTACCCTCTCAAGCAAGCTACGACGCAAAAGAAGCGCCTACTTTAGCTCGTGTTATCATTGATATGTTCCCTACCAACCCATTTGAAGCAATGGCAAAAGGAAACATGCTACAAGTTATTGTGTTTGCTTTGTTATTTGGTATTGCAATGGCGCTTAGCGGTAAAGCAGGTAAACGTGTAGCAACGGTATTTGAAGACTTAAACACGGTTATCTTAAAACTAGTTACTTTGTTAATGAATATTGCTCCTTACGGCGTATTCTTCCTAATGGCTAAGTTATTTACAACTATCGAACTTAACTTAATTGTAAGCTTAGCTAAGTACTTTGGCGTCGTTGTTTTA
It encodes the following:
- a CDS encoding Ig-like domain-containing protein, which produces MPLNRLLSIILLSSLLIACGGGGSLEKESGTVGGDTGGDNAVLDTQVELNFEDRIVTANNPLEVVATVTDSDGQPVVRQEVSFTTTLGSFIPATASALTNTSGVATIELSAGSVEGAGTIVASYEGSTSKLGFYTAGDEPQSNESAANIDIKILQNCPDSWLNIDRDSTELDPSDCSQNSNLLGQQAIVYAKITKPGSNTPARNVLVQATTTLGILLPESLTAKTDAFGVAILNLLPGSSSGVGQVELTAQGGIASALFEINAVQVNVNLSAGIASDDVLSAGSTTIITAQIVDGSNNVFTTPLEVQFTSACAEESTPKATIDNVVTSIGGTASATYKADGCNGIDTITATVVTGGNVATKTININVAAAQTGSIAFMGATNQVLAIKGAGGQTLTENSELTFKLLDVNGNPVGQKQIDFALSQNPGGALLDSAFQFTNNEGLVTVNVRSGKAAGILSVIASHQIDSSDTSQNSVISIVSNDITITTGVPDQDSFTLAVQTFNTESLNEAGVTTDLTVFAADHFNNFVPDNTAIYIASEGGAVGTIDDEQFTPLLLCRTTDGVCNAQWRSQNPVPYHYSIYNNSVADKCDRYFGQAAPCSLGIRESELDANGNLINYLDSNGDPIALTDAPNNAPIDYPLGGRVSLLAYSVGEESFNDVSANGEFNQNEFDSTLQDLPEAFIDFNENGVFDGNLPAPTNPVDSNGGEDEWYVERSGPLNNGQYDSGDGIYNGLLCSDEALAANACTRETVNVRARSELVMSGSTPYIRAVTALNDCSLSDGIRLEASDMAGMCDINLIDISNSTPYSAISVTIFFSDIHNNPMPAGTTVTVTADNGVLRGLTDYTVVNTAQKTPISVSVNITKESEPNEVDSGFLYIEFETPGGVKTQYTVMSILDEPKV
- a CDS encoding dicarboxylate/amino acid:cation symporter, encoding MSKIRSMSLTTRIMIGMVLGVAVGFIFQAILAGEDDYLIPLGLFSLPIKAFFVDGLFHVGGQIFIASLKMLVVPLVFVSLVCGTCSLSDPKKLGRLGGKSIGLYLVTTAIAITVAITLALLFNPGEGIGLPSQASYDAKEAPTLARVIIDMFPTNPFEAMAKGNMLQVIVFALLFGIAMALSGKAGKRVATVFEDLNTVILKLVTLLMNIAPYGVFFLMAKLFTTIELNLIVSLAKYFGVVVLALLLHAFVNYTLLLKVLTGLNPLTFLAKMKHTCLFAFSTSSSSATMPITLETATKKLGANNSVASFTIPLGATINMDGTAIMQGVATVFIAQVFSVDLTISDYLMVILTATLASVGTAGVPGVGLIMLAMVLNQVGLPVEGIAIIIGVDRLLDMTRTAVNVTGDCMVTCVVAKSEGELDENIFNDPNAAKDLEDYHKSID